The DNA segment TATCTGGCTTGCCTTCTGGGATATGACGCGTGACGGCGAGTTCCCGGCCGAGCGTTTCGTCGCCATGACGCTGCGCCTGCTGGCCAGCGAAACCGAATCGACCACATTCCGTTATGCGTTGGCCTGCATGAGCACTGCCGCGCACCATTATGTCGCTCCGGCTTCCCGTGATGCGGTGCTGAGGCAGGTCGCCGATGAGCTGTGGTCGTTGGCGAACAATGCCGAGGCCGGCTCCGACAACCAGTTCCAGCTGGTCACCGCATACCTTGGGTACGGCAAGGAAGGCGATGAGGCGTTCGTGGCCAATGCCAAGGGACTGCTTGACGGGTCCATCGCCCTTGAGGGTCTTGAGATCGACAACAACATGCGTTGGACCATCGTCAGCGCCCTGAGCGAGGTGAACGCGATCGACCAGGCATATATCGATGCCGAGTTGGCGAAGCGTGAGACCACCGAGAACCGTGAATTCGCGCTTGGCGCCCGCGCCACTGCGGGCACTGCCGAGGCCAAGGCATGGGCGTGGGATCAGGCTTTGCATAATGCCGATCTGACCAATATGCAGCTTGAATCCATCGCCGGTGGTTTCGCTGGTACGCCGCGTGCCGATCTGGCCGATCCGTATGCCGAGCGGTACTTCGAGGTCGCCGACTGGATATGGGAGAACAAGACCTACCATATGGCCGAGGCGCTGCTGGTAGGACTGTACCCGTCCTATGCCGATCCCGCCAAGCTGGTGGAGCTGGGGGAGGCCTGGTTGGCCGGGCATGCGGACGCCGATCGTGCATTCAAGCGTATTATCACCGAGAACCTCGATGGTTCTCGCCGCACGCTGAAGGTACGCAAGTACAACGAGAGTCTGTGAGCTGACAACAGCTGATACCAAGCGGCGGGGTCCATCCGATTCCTTTGGGAACCGGATGGACCCCGCCGCTTGTTTAGGCAATATCCTGTTATTTCAGCATGATGAAGGATTGCGCGGGAAGCATAATCCCTCCGTCGGCATTGAAGGTCGGTCCGCCGATGGCGAACAGTGTTTCGCCCTGCAGCCCTTCGACTGGCACTTGCTCGGTGCCTCGCCCTGGATTGACGGCGATGACGATGCGTTCATCCCCGCGGGATCGACTGAAAGCGAATGCTCGGCCCTCGCCGTGGAGCACGTCGAAACCGGAGTACGCATGCAATGCCGGTTCGTCTGCACGCAGCGTAAGCACCGACCGGATGGTATGCCATAGCGAATCCTTGTTCGCCATGGCCCGTTCAACGGTTGGCGCGTCTTCGGCGGGGTCCACCGGCAGGTACAGCGCTTCGGCGGCTGCCTGGGAGAAGCCGAGGTTGGCCCCGTCATCCCATTGCATGGGGGTGCGGCTGCCGGTGCGGGTGTATCCGCCCTCCTTGGAGGGGAGAGGGCGGTAGCGCATGCCGAGTTCGTCGCCATAGTAGATGAATGGTGCGCCGGGCAGCATCAGCAGTGTGGCATAGGCAAGCTTGCGTTCTCGTTCGGTCAGTCGCTGTGCGGTGCGGAGTGTGTCGTGATTGCAGGTGATGAGATTCGAATCACCGGATTCGCCGCTTCTCGATCGGCACATCGTTAGGCATGGTTTGAACGTTAAAGAATTCAACTTAGGCAAGAACGTTACATCAGCAGAGTAGGAGTGAACGATGAGTCTGTTTGGTAATTATTCATTTTGGAAAGAGTCGTCGGCATCAGAAAACAAACGATTGCAAAATAAGACATGAATAAATCGATAGAACAGCAACGAAACTGAGAAAAACTTTAAATCACAATGAAAACGCGCCACGCCCGAACATTGTTTTCGTTTGCAAAGAAACTCCGCTGGATATAAACTGGCAGCAATCTGAAGCGAAAACAACGAAGTAAACGCAACAGGGAGGATGACAATGAGTGTCGAAATCTCCGCTGAAAATCGGCAGGAATACCAGGCATGGACGCCGGTCGAGGAAGACTTGGAAGGTCTTCCCAAGAACATTCACGACGTCATCCTGCAAATGCGCGTCGACTGCAGCACAACTGACCGCAACCGCATGCTCTATTACGACGGTGCAGACGATGATATCGACAAATTCACCAACATCCCGTACATCGACGATGGGACCCGAGCCCACCAACTCGACATCTACATTCCACATGACGCAATAATGCTCGCCGTTCACAATTTGCCTGTCTACATCGACGTGCACGGAGGCGGATTTGTCTACGGCTACAAGGAACTCAACCGCAACTTCTGCATCGCATTGGCCCGACGTGGATTCGCGGTTGTCTCCATCAGCTATCGCGTTTACCCACAAGCCGATTTCCTCGGACAATTGCAGGACGTGAACGCGGCCATTGGCTGGTTGCAGAATCATGCGGATGAGTACCCGATTGACCCGAATCGTATGGGTATCACCGGGGATTCCGCCGGAGGCTGTCTATCCCTGTATACGCTTGCAATCCAATCCGACCCAGAATTGCTGGATCAGGAAAAACTGGGATTCGAGCAGACGAATCTTAGGTTTGGTGCCTTGGTGTCCGGCAAATTCAATCTCAGTGAGTATGTGGATGATACTCCAATCATTGATGGTAATGAGCCGGATTTGCTTCGCATTCTCGCCAAACCGTTGTTCGGCCGGTTCATCGATGCAGCCGAGTGCTCGAAAATCTATTCGCTCAGGAATCTGACCGGTAAGCTGCCGCCATTGTTCCTGACAACCAGTAGCGATGACTTTATTCAATATGAGTCACTTGCACTGGCTGACGCATTGGCGCGTAACCATGTCGATTTTGAGCTACATGATATCCGGCCAGCAAAAGGCGAAGCACTGGGACACATATTCCCGGTCGGTTTGCCGTGGCTGGAGGAAAGCGAATACGTGCTCGACCGATTGAAGACCTTCACGTATGAGGTCATGTAAGAGCTTTTTGTCTCAATGAAGAGGAAAACAAAAGGAAGGTTCAATGATGAACAAGACAATCAAGATAATCGCCACAGCAACGGCTGCATTGATGATGATTGCCGGCGTATCCGCCTGCGGCTCCGATACGGGTGGTGACAGCGACAAGGGTCGTGTCTATTACCTGAATCTGAAGCCGGAAGCCTCCGACCAGTGGAAGGCGTTGGCCAAAGAATATGAGAAGGAGACCGGAATCGAAACCACCGTGCAGACCGCGGCCTCCGGCACGTATGAGCAGACGTTGAAATCCGAAATCGCGAAAGACAATGCGCCGACATTGTTCCAGGTGGCCGGCAATGTGGGCTTGGCCCGCTGGAAGAAGTACACAGCCGACATGTCAGACAGCGAACCCTATAAGCAGCTGCGAGACCAGAGCACTGCACTGAAAGGCGATAACGGTGAAATCCTTGGCGTCCCGTTCGTCATCGAATCCTACGGGTTGATCTACAACAAGGATCTGCTCAATAAGTATTTCCAGGCGGACTGGTCGACCATCAAGAGCATCGACGATTTGGTCGGGTTCAAAGCGTTGAAGACCGTCGCTGATGAGATTCAAGAGCATAAGGATGATCTTGGCGTCAAAGGTGCGTTCACCTCAGCCGGATTCGACTCCAGTTCCGACTGGCGTTTCAAGGAA comes from the Bifidobacterium angulatum DSM 20098 = JCM 7096 genome and includes:
- a CDS encoding alpha-amylase family glycosyl hydrolase, which codes for MCRSRSGESGDSNLITCNHDTLRTAQRLTERERKLAYATLLMLPGAPFIYYGDELGMRYRPLPSKEGGYTRTGSRTPMQWDDGANLGFSQAAAEALYLPVDPAEDAPTVERAMANKDSLWHTIRSVLTLRADEPALHAYSGFDVLHGEGRAFAFSRSRGDERIVIAVNPGRGTEQVPVEGLQGETLFAIGGPTFNADGGIMLPAQSFIMLK
- a CDS encoding alpha/beta hydrolase: MSVEISAENRQEYQAWTPVEEDLEGLPKNIHDVILQMRVDCSTTDRNRMLYYDGADDDIDKFTNIPYIDDGTRAHQLDIYIPHDAIMLAVHNLPVYIDVHGGGFVYGYKELNRNFCIALARRGFAVVSISYRVYPQADFLGQLQDVNAAIGWLQNHADEYPIDPNRMGITGDSAGGCLSLYTLAIQSDPELLDQEKLGFEQTNLRFGALVSGKFNLSEYVDDTPIIDGNEPDLLRILAKPLFGRFIDAAECSKIYSLRNLTGKLPPLFLTTSSDDFIQYESLALADALARNHVDFELHDIRPAKGEALGHIFPVGLPWLEESEYVLDRLKTFTYEVM